In Desulfosediminicola ganghwensis, a single window of DNA contains:
- a CDS encoding metallophosphoesterase family protein has protein sequence MKILLLSDIHGNYPGLEAIDNFFAGNTFEHTINSGDSTVYGPFPNEVLDWLRAKQAISILGNTDKKVLKLLQGEDFKKPSNPEKRIMYQVTAKQLSEANQQYLRSFPVKRTIEIPMGSVQTGNTFVTIGIYHGSPARPHEFLSDSTPESRFYELAEHVSSDIVVTGHSHSPYHKYLGEVHFINPGSAGRMFDSDPSVSCAVIELQEGQNCQETDQALSLSPDRTLRLSVRHHRIPYDISLTTQELQRLKLPPVYVEMYRQGRKLN, from the coding sequence ATGAAAATTCTCCTTCTCTCAGATATTCACGGCAACTACCCCGGCCTGGAAGCAATTGACAACTTTTTTGCAGGTAATACATTTGAACATACCATCAATTCTGGAGACTCTACGGTCTATGGACCATTTCCCAATGAAGTTCTTGATTGGCTGAGAGCAAAGCAAGCCATTTCCATTCTGGGCAATACCGACAAAAAGGTACTCAAGCTTTTGCAAGGCGAAGATTTCAAGAAGCCATCGAATCCTGAAAAACGCATCATGTACCAGGTAACGGCAAAACAACTTTCAGAAGCGAACCAACAATATCTTCGTTCGTTTCCGGTGAAGCGCACCATTGAAATCCCTATGGGCTCTGTGCAAACGGGAAACACTTTTGTTACCATCGGCATTTACCATGGCAGCCCGGCTCGACCTCATGAATTTCTTTCTGATTCTACCCCGGAATCCCGGTTTTATGAGTTAGCTGAACACGTCAGTTCTGATATCGTTGTAACAGGCCATTCCCACAGTCCGTACCACAAATATCTGGGTGAGGTCCACTTCATAAACCCTGGATCAGCCGGCCGAATGTTTGACAGCGACCCCTCGGTCAGCTGCGCGGTGATAGAGCTTCAGGAAGGGCAAAACTGTCAGGAAACAGACCAGGCTTTATCGCTGAGCCCCGACAGAACTCTTCGCCTGTCGGTCAGACATCATCGTATACCCTACGATATTTCCCTGACCACACAAGAACTTCAGCGTTTGAAATTGCCCCCCGTATACGTGGAGATGTATCGACAGGGGCGAAAACTTAACTAA
- the cls gene encoding cardiolipin synthase: MPELNFSLFSTLFFLVDLAIRVGLSFRVIMRKRSHGVTLAWLVVILLFPFIGVILYLLFGENRISERRTKRMQHSFKYYQHWLQSLQDRAPVQWQHLGAECLPLHNLALHHTGLPAMAGNNLVLLNSSEQFLSSLIGDIEQARSTCHLQFYIWQEGGMVDDVMAAICRASDRGVACRILLDSIGSREFLVSDSAAKLQARGVRIREALPAGLIKALFARVDIRNHRKIVVIDGQTAYTGSQNMADPSCFKAGAGVGQWVDVMLKLRGPVVESLAGTFINDWYLESSSRQISLAVTSHAVESFRKAADVHQLEPEGDVAVQLVPSGPDFTTEAIHSLLLTTIYAARKELILTTPYFVPDDALLAALKSASLRGVQVILIIPAQNDSKLADYASRARFGELLQAGVHIKLFFGGLLHSKTITIDGDFALFGSVNFDMRSFWLNFETTLVIYDRPACTQLRELQQEYIFSSRDLDKEDYQNRSTLEQFKENAVLLMGPLL, from the coding sequence ATGCCGGAACTCAACTTTTCGCTCTTTTCCACGCTGTTTTTTCTAGTGGACCTCGCTATCAGGGTGGGCCTCTCTTTTCGGGTAATCATGCGGAAAAGGTCGCACGGCGTTACCCTGGCCTGGTTAGTTGTGATACTCCTTTTTCCCTTCATAGGCGTTATTCTTTACCTGCTTTTTGGCGAAAACCGTATCTCCGAACGCCGAACAAAGCGCATGCAGCATTCCTTTAAGTATTACCAGCACTGGTTGCAATCTTTGCAGGACCGTGCTCCGGTACAGTGGCAACATCTTGGTGCAGAGTGCCTGCCCCTCCATAACCTTGCTCTGCATCACACCGGGCTGCCCGCCATGGCCGGCAACAATCTCGTACTACTCAACAGCTCGGAACAGTTTTTAAGCTCGCTGATTGGCGACATCGAACAAGCTCGCTCCACCTGCCACCTCCAGTTTTACATCTGGCAGGAAGGGGGCATGGTTGACGATGTCATGGCCGCAATCTGTAGAGCCTCAGATCGTGGTGTCGCATGCCGCATACTGCTCGACTCTATCGGTAGCCGTGAGTTCCTGGTCAGCGACTCTGCGGCAAAGCTGCAGGCAAGAGGGGTGCGGATTCGTGAAGCACTTCCCGCTGGGCTGATCAAGGCGCTCTTTGCCAGGGTCGACATCCGTAATCATCGTAAAATCGTAGTGATCGATGGTCAAACCGCCTATACCGGCAGCCAGAATATGGCTGATCCAAGCTGTTTTAAAGCAGGGGCCGGAGTAGGCCAATGGGTCGATGTAATGCTCAAACTCCGCGGGCCGGTGGTAGAGAGCCTCGCAGGCACATTCATCAACGACTGGTATCTGGAATCCAGTTCCAGGCAGATTTCGTTAGCCGTAACATCCCACGCGGTAGAATCATTCCGAAAGGCAGCCGATGTACATCAACTTGAACCGGAAGGAGACGTGGCTGTACAGCTTGTTCCCTCTGGCCCTGATTTTACCACAGAAGCGATACACAGCCTGCTTTTGACCACCATATATGCAGCACGAAAGGAGCTTATACTCACTACTCCGTATTTCGTCCCGGATGATGCTTTACTCGCTGCCCTGAAATCCGCCTCACTGCGAGGTGTTCAGGTCATCCTCATCATTCCTGCGCAAAACGACTCCAAACTTGCAGACTACGCCAGCCGTGCCAGATTTGGTGAACTTCTGCAGGCGGGGGTTCATATCAAGCTCTTTTTCGGTGGTCTGCTCCATTCCAAGACCATCACCATAGATGGCGATTTTGCTCTGTTTGGCTCCGTAAACTTCGACATGCGCAGTTTCTGGCTCAACTTCGAAACTACGCTTGTTATTTACGACAGACCAGCCTGCACCCAACTTCGCGAACTCCAGCAGGAATATATCTTCTCTTCCAGGGATCTTGACAAGGAAGACTACCAGAATCGTTCTACACTTGAACAGTTTAAGGAAAATGCGGTACTGCTCATGGGGCCACTGCTGTAA
- a CDS encoding SEC-C metal-binding domain-containing protein gives MEMSRVTSSAANEDESADATIKREGDKVGRNAPCPCGSGKKYKKCCGQAN, from the coding sequence ATGGAGATGAGCAGGGTCACCTCCTCCGCTGCCAACGAAGACGAATCGGCTGATGCCACCATCAAGCGTGAAGGTGACAAGGTTGGCCGTAACGCTCCCTGCCCATGCGGTTCGGGCAAGAAGTACAAGAAGTGTTGTGGTCAGGCAAACTGA
- the argJ gene encoding bifunctional glutamate N-acetyltransferase/amino-acid acetyltransferase ArgJ gives MGVKGFKTSAVAAGIKYKDRLDLGLIFSEKPAVTAGAFTTSQVKAAPVVIDMDRLKQEGKAQAILVNSGCANACTGKQGMDSALRSSKLLSDALGIADNMVQLSSTGVIGDQLNMEAFETSIPTLVEGLDEGNFGKVAQAIMTTDTVPKTAVKKVVIGGKEITLMGMAKGAGMIMPNMATMLAFVLTDAQVGFVELHKTLVSSVERTFNRITVDGDTSTNDMVLVMANGEAGNPWLDEECAADYAIFQDALESLLRDLALMIVADGEGASKCITIRVCGAREDEEAEKMARTIANSALVKTAFFGEDANWGRIMAAMGRSGVRFNPDQVDIAFNDVVIARDGQAVGKEAEAEASEVLKEKKFNVCIDLKEGNGCEEIYTCDFSIDYVKINADYRS, from the coding sequence ATGGGCGTTAAAGGATTTAAAACATCGGCGGTAGCTGCTGGCATTAAGTACAAAGACAGGTTGGATCTTGGATTGATCTTTAGTGAGAAGCCTGCTGTCACAGCAGGTGCTTTTACCACCAGCCAGGTTAAGGCAGCACCTGTTGTGATTGATATGGACCGGCTCAAACAAGAGGGCAAAGCCCAGGCGATTCTGGTAAACAGCGGTTGTGCAAATGCCTGTACCGGCAAGCAGGGTATGGATTCTGCCCTGCGGTCGAGTAAATTGCTTTCAGATGCTCTCGGGATCGCCGATAATATGGTTCAGCTTTCGTCTACCGGTGTGATTGGGGACCAACTCAATATGGAGGCTTTTGAGACGAGTATTCCAACCCTGGTTGAAGGTCTTGATGAAGGTAACTTCGGTAAAGTAGCGCAAGCGATCATGACCACCGATACCGTTCCGAAGACCGCTGTGAAAAAAGTGGTGATAGGCGGCAAGGAGATTACTTTGATGGGTATGGCCAAAGGTGCCGGCATGATCATGCCGAATATGGCAACGATGCTGGCCTTTGTGCTGACGGATGCCCAGGTAGGTTTTGTTGAACTGCATAAAACCCTGGTCAGCAGTGTCGAGCGAACCTTTAACCGAATTACGGTTGATGGCGATACCAGCACCAATGACATGGTACTGGTAATGGCAAATGGCGAGGCCGGAAATCCCTGGCTTGATGAAGAATGTGCTGCCGATTACGCAATATTTCAGGATGCGTTGGAGTCGTTATTACGCGATCTGGCGCTCATGATCGTAGCGGATGGTGAGGGTGCGAGCAAGTGTATCACTATCCGGGTTTGCGGTGCCCGGGAGGATGAAGAAGCGGAGAAGATGGCCAGGACTATTGCCAACTCCGCTCTGGTTAAGACAGCCTTCTTTGGAGAGGATGCAAACTGGGGGCGGATTATGGCGGCAATGGGGCGGTCGGGTGTTCGCTTCAATCCGGATCAGGTCGATATTGCCTTTAACGATGTGGTGATCGCCCGTGACGGTCAGGCTGTGGGCAAGGAGGCGGAAGCTGAGGCATCAGAAGTTTTGAAAGAGAAAAAATTCAACGTTTGCATCGACCTGAAAGAGGGTAATGGTTGTGAAGAAATCTACACCTGTGATTTCTCGATTGATTATGTGAAAATTAATGCCGATTATCGGTCATAA
- a CDS encoding CHAD domain-containing protein, translating into MENNVSYLLPPGYDLSRLYQQLEDLYLLEETGEQQYRSTYLDTWDWRLVSNGVMVERAGYKYTFSNLDGAILASETGSRKPRPLLRDFPQGALREHLAKCMDVRALLPQFTVETAQNDVALLNKDQKTVLRFSVIRQSAEHGDEHRELQPLLILKPLRGYNKPKKKVVALLRAEEFRKCGEDESLMERLHQAFGVDRSITSSKFSCRLSAEASIAEAVQQICIVLKEAMLRNLSGTLEDIDSEFLHDFRVAVRRTRSLLSLLKKYLPQGEVRQFQEEFKWLGTVTGPVRDLDVYLLMTDQYQGMLPVELQPGLKSFFLTLASQRKKDLRQMKAALQSERFSQLIEGWQQFLELLPDRDDYPAGAANCREVAEKIIRKRFKRILKEGGRITPETGDEKLHELRIEGKKFRYMLEFFCSIFAEEATLEYLKQMKKLQNNLGDFNDYSVQREVLLVRLQQLKPTTPDSLALAAALGGLIVHMGDAQQEVRTKFEQTFQNFAAKKNIDLLEQIFAGRCEQPPERKVD; encoded by the coding sequence ATGGAGAATAACGTATCCTATCTGTTACCACCCGGCTATGATTTGTCTCGACTCTACCAGCAGCTTGAAGATCTCTATCTGCTTGAAGAGACCGGTGAGCAACAGTACCGCTCCACCTATCTTGATACCTGGGACTGGAGACTTGTTTCCAACGGGGTAATGGTGGAGCGTGCAGGATACAAATATACCTTTTCCAACCTCGACGGAGCTATCCTTGCTTCGGAGACCGGCTCAAGAAAGCCACGCCCTTTATTGCGGGATTTTCCCCAAGGTGCCTTGCGTGAACATCTGGCAAAATGTATGGACGTTCGTGCGCTGCTGCCGCAGTTCACAGTCGAAACTGCTCAGAATGATGTGGCCTTGCTGAACAAAGATCAGAAAACGGTTCTGCGGTTCAGCGTTATTCGCCAGAGTGCTGAGCATGGAGATGAACACCGTGAGCTGCAGCCCTTGCTCATCCTCAAACCATTGCGAGGATATAACAAGCCGAAGAAGAAGGTGGTAGCCCTTCTGAGAGCTGAGGAATTCCGGAAGTGCGGTGAGGATGAGAGCCTGATGGAGAGGTTGCACCAGGCTTTTGGAGTGGACAGGAGTATCACCAGTTCAAAATTTTCCTGCCGGTTATCGGCTGAGGCGAGTATCGCTGAGGCGGTGCAGCAGATTTGCATTGTGCTTAAAGAGGCAATGCTCAGAAATCTTAGCGGGACTCTGGAGGATATCGATTCGGAGTTTCTCCATGACTTTCGTGTGGCGGTGCGAAGGACCCGCTCTCTGCTGTCCCTGTTGAAAAAATATCTCCCGCAGGGCGAGGTGCGCCAGTTTCAGGAGGAGTTTAAGTGGTTGGGTACCGTCACCGGGCCGGTTCGTGATCTGGATGTATATCTGTTGATGACAGACCAGTACCAGGGGATGCTGCCGGTGGAACTTCAACCCGGTCTGAAAAGTTTTTTTCTTACTCTGGCCAGCCAGCGAAAAAAGGATCTTCGTCAAATGAAAGCTGCGCTTCAATCGGAGCGATTTTCTCAGCTGATAGAAGGGTGGCAGCAGTTTTTAGAGCTGTTGCCGGATCGGGATGATTATCCAGCGGGAGCTGCAAACTGCCGGGAGGTTGCCGAGAAGATTATCCGTAAACGGTTTAAGCGCATCCTGAAAGAAGGTGGTAGGATTACTCCGGAAACAGGGGATGAAAAACTCCATGAGTTGCGTATCGAGGGCAAAAAATTCCGTTATATGCTCGAGTTTTTCTGCTCAATATTTGCTGAAGAGGCAACTCTTGAATATCTGAAGCAGATGAAGAAGCTGCAGAATAACCTCGGCGATTTCAATGATTATTCGGTACAGCGGGAGGTGTTGCTGGTACGACTGCAGCAACTTAAACCGACTACCCCCGACTCGTTGGCGCTGGCTGCGGCACTTGGCGGGCTCATTGTCCATATGGGTGATGCGCAGCAGGAGGTCAGGACCAAATTCGAGCAAACCTTTCAGAATTTCGCAGCCAAAAAGAACATAGATCTGCTTGAGCAGATATTCGCCGGCAGGTGCGAACAGCCTCCTGAAAGGAAGGTAGATTGA
- a CDS encoding polyphosphate kinase 2: protein MSLPTNSKQNSPMFDPDRGASSIIRDLVKDLDKNLKSVPPSGITKAMSELLPAKHKDEIVEAALLKYYYAEELKPYQAELIKMQVHLEKTGKKMIILFDGRDASGKGGTIRRVTRYMNEKRYRVVALGKPNEIQQTELHIKRYIEQFPHAGEIVLFDRSWYNRAMVEPVMGFCSEDQYRRFLKKVNSYEENFILDAGRTTLLKLYFSVSKDEQAKRFERRRNDPLRQWKLSEVDLQAQELWDEFTEKKRVLLQKTHTNTSKWWVVRSDDKHLARRETMKLILNSVKYRGKSRSLNFKLDPDIVIPGNVELKRMMAEKKQYGSALR from the coding sequence ATGTCTTTACCCACCAATAGCAAACAGAATTCACCGATGTTCGATCCTGATCGGGGTGCCTCCTCCATAATCAGGGATCTCGTCAAGGACCTTGATAAGAACCTCAAATCTGTGCCGCCTTCCGGGATAACCAAGGCAATGTCGGAACTGCTCCCTGCCAAGCATAAGGATGAGATTGTTGAGGCAGCGCTTCTGAAGTATTATTATGCGGAAGAGCTGAAACCGTACCAGGCAGAGCTCATCAAAATGCAGGTTCATCTTGAAAAGACCGGCAAAAAAATGATCATTCTGTTCGACGGCCGTGATGCCTCCGGCAAAGGCGGCACCATCCGTCGGGTTACCCGCTACATGAATGAAAAGCGCTATCGCGTGGTGGCTCTCGGCAAACCCAACGAAATCCAACAGACCGAACTGCACATTAAAAGATACATCGAACAGTTCCCCCACGCAGGAGAGATCGTCCTGTTTGACCGCAGCTGGTATAACCGGGCAATGGTTGAACCGGTAATGGGCTTTTGCAGCGAGGACCAATACCGACGCTTTTTGAAAAAGGTCAACAGCTATGAGGAAAATTTTATCCTCGATGCCGGCCGCACCACTCTCCTCAAACTGTACTTTTCGGTTTCCAAAGATGAGCAGGCTAAACGATTTGAGCGCAGACGCAATGATCCGTTGCGTCAGTGGAAATTGAGTGAGGTCGATCTGCAGGCCCAGGAGCTGTGGGATGAGTTCACTGAAAAGAAAAGAGTTCTTTTGCAGAAAACCCACACTAATACGTCAAAATGGTGGGTTGTCCGTTCGGATGATAAACACCTGGCCCGGCGTGAAACCATGAAGCTGATTCTGAATTCAGTAAAATACCGTGGCAAAAGCCGATCATTAAACTTCAAGCTGGACCCTGATATCGTTATCCCCGGAAATGTGGAACTTAAAAGGATGATGGCTGAGAAAAAACAATATGGTTCAGCTTTACGCTGA